The DNA region CCCCGCCGGGGCCAAAGTTCGTGGGTGCGGTGGCGCCGCACACCTCCAACGCGGATTTCTGGCCGGGCATCGGCTGGCGCTGGGCCACGGGCGTTCCGGTGCACTGGGTCGCCAAGCACAGCCTCTTCCGGCCGCCGCTGGGCTGGCTGATGCGGGCCTGGGGCGGCCTGCCGGTGGACCGCCGCCGCGCCGGGGGCAACTTCGTGGACGGGGTGGTGGACATCATTCGCCGCGAGAGCGAGATCATGGTCGCCGTGGCCGCCGAGGGCACCCGCACCCGCACCGAGGGCTGGAAGACGGGCTTTTACTACATGGCGCTGGAGGCGGGCGTGCCCATCGGCGTGACGGTGCTGGACTGGGGCCGCAAGCAGGTCGGCGTGGTGGGCTACGTGACCCCCACCGGGGACATCGACGCCGACTTCCGGCAGATTGCCGCCTTGCTTGACGGGGTGCAGGCCCACACGCCCGCCAACATGGGGCCAGTCGTGCCGCTGCGCCGGGGTGAAGGGGCTACCCCAACGACTGTGACGCAACCGTAACGCGGGGCCACTAGAATCTCTCCTGTACCACAATTCCTAGAAGACAGACAGGAGGGAGAGAGGATGCCGCAGTCCGCATCCGGCGCCGCCCCATGACGGTGGCCGACGCCGTTTCGCCTACCCCCGGTCCCCCCCTGAGCACCGCCCTCGAAGCGCGGCGGCTGGTCAAGGATTTCCGGGGATTTCGGGCCACCAACGAGGTCGACCTCCAGATCCGGGAGGGCGAGATCCACGCGATCATCGGTCCGAACGGGGCGGGCAAGACCACGCTGTTCAACCTGCTCTCGGGCTTTCTGCGGCCCACGAGCGGGGAGGTCCTTCTCTTTGGGGAGCGCATCGACACGCTGGCGCCCCACGCGATCGTGCGGCGGGGGCTGTCGCGCTCGTTTCAGATCAGCTCGGTCTTTCCCACGATGACCGTGCGGGAGAACGTGCTGGTCGCCCTGGGGTCGCCCACGCCGCTGCCGGGACAGTTCTGGACTCCGCTCTCACGGCTGGAGGCCCTCGGTCCCCGCGCCGACGAGATTCTGGACCGGGTGGGGCTGGGCGCGGCGCACGCCCGGCTCGCGGCCGACCTCAGCCACGGCGAGAAACGGCAACTGGAAATCGGTATCTCGCTGACTCAGGAACCGCGCGTGTTGCTGCTCGACGAACCGACCTCCGGCATGGGGTCGGAGGGAATCGCCCGCGTGATCGCCCTCGTGCGCGAGGTCGCGCGGGGCCGCACGGTGGTCCTCGTCGAGCACAACATGAGCGTGGTCGCCGAACTCGCCGACCGCATCACCGTGCTGCAATACGGCCAGGTGATCGCCAGCGGGCGCTACGACGACGTGCGGCGCGACCCCCGCGTGATCGAGGCCTACCTGGGCGAGGAGGCGCACGCGTGACCGCCCCCGCGCCCATCCCCGCCCCGGTGCCCACCCTGGGGGGACCGCTGCTCGACGTCCGCGACCTGAACGCCTACTACGGTCAGAGCCATGTCTTGCACGGGGTCAACCTGCACGTGAACCCCGGCGAGGTGGTCAGCCTGATCGGGCGCAACGGGGCGGGCAAGACCACCACCCTCAAGTCCATCATGGGGGTGCTCAGAAGCCGCACCGGGCAGATTCGCTTCGAGGGGCAGGACCTGACCCGGCTGCCCAGCAACCGCATCGCCGCGCGGGGCCTGTCCTGGGTGCCCGAGGAACGGGCCATCCTGTCGAGCCTGACCGTGCGTGAGAACCTCGAACTGCCCCCCGCCCGGCCCGGCGGCTGGAGCCTGGAGCGGGCGTATCAGACCTTTCCGGTGCTGCGCGAGCGCGGCCACCACCCCGGTTCCAAGCTCTCGGGCGGCGAACAGCAGATGCTCGCCATCGTGCGGGTGCTGCGCAGCGGCCCGAAGCTGCTGCTGCTCGACGAACCCAGCGAGGGCCTCGCGCCCGTCATCGTGCAGGCCATCGGCGACATGCTTCAGGAACTGCGCCGCGACGGCCTGAGCGTGATTCTGGTCGAACAGAACCTCAAGTTCGCCACCCGTCTGGCCGACCGCCACTACGTGCTCGTCGACGGCGAGGTCGTGGACGAGGTCGCCCGGCACGAGGTCGAAGACCGCCGGGCCGACCTGCTGCGGTACCTCAGCGTCTGAGTTTTCCGTTTCCGCACCCTCTCTCCCCTCACCGGAGGAATCCCATGCAGAAGAAACTCCTGACCGCCCTCGTCTCCACCGCCGCCCTCGCCAGCCTGACGGGTGCGCTCGCGCAAAGCGTGCGCCTGACCGACAACGTGGTGCGGGTGGGCGTGCTGACCGACCTGTCCGGCGTGTATTCCGAACTCTCCGGGCAGGGCAGCGTGCGGGCCGCGCAGCTCGCCGCGCAGGACTTCATGGCGGCCAACCCCAGCTTCCGGAACAAGGTGCAGGTCGTCGGCGTGGACCACCAGAACAAGGCGGACGTGGCGAGCAACAAGGCCGCCGAGATGATCGACCGCCAGAACGTGGACATGCTCGTCGACCTGCCCACGAGCAGCGCGGCCCTCGCCGCCTCCGAGGTCGCCAGCAAGAAGAAGATTCCGGTGATGGTCGTGACGGGCGGCACCACCGCGCTGACCAACGAGAAGTGCAACAAGTACACCTTCCACTACGCCTACGACAACTACATGCTCGCCAACGGCACGGGCGCGGCGGTGACCAAGCGCGGCGGGAACTCGTGGTACATCATCTACCCCAACTACGCGTTCGGGCAGGACCTCAACCGCCAGATGACGGCGGCCATCCGCGACAACAAGGGCCGGGTCGTGACCAACAGCGACGCCACGCCCTTTCCCAACACCGACTTTTCCAGCTACCTGCTCAAGGCGCAGAGCCTCAAACCCAAGGTGTTCGGCACCATGCAGGCGGGCGCCGACCTCGTGAACGTGGTCAAGCAGTACAACGAGTTCGGTTTGAGGCAGCAGGGCATCGGGCTGGGCATCGGCCTGCTGTTCGAAACCGACGTGGCCGCGCTGGGCCAAGACGCTTTCGCGGGCGCCCTCGCCACCGTGCCGTGGTACTGGAACCTCGACCAGCGGGCACGGACCTGGGCCGCCAAGTTCGAGAAGTCCTTCGGCAAGAAGCCCACCTGGGCGCAGGCCGGGGTGTACTCGGCCACCATGACCTACCTGAACGCCGTGGCCCGCGCCAAGTCGGACGGCGGCGACGCGGTCGTCAAGGCGCTCGAAGGCCACCGCTTCAGCGACTTCTTTGCCCGCAGCGCCTACATCCGCCCGCAGGACCACCGCGTGATCCTCGACGTGTACACCGTGCAGGTCAAGCCGCGCTCGCAGGCGAAGGAAACCGGCGACATCTTCACCAAGGTCGCCACCATTCCCGCCGCGCGGGCGTTCCAGCCGCTGGCCGAAAGCAAGTGCAAGTTCTGAAGAAGGTCTAGAGGTCGGGGAGTCGGAAGGTCGAGACTACACCTCGGCCCCTCGACGGCTCGACCCCTCGACTTCTGGACGTAACACATGAACACACAACTTCTGCTGATTCAGGTGTTCAACGGGCTGGTGAACGGCGCCTTTTACGCGTTGCTGTCCCTCGGCCTCGCGGTGATCTTCGGGATGCTGCGGATCGTGAACTTCATGCACGGGGCGCTGTACATGCTAGGGGCGTTCACGGCCTTCGCGCTGGGGCAGGCGTTCGGGCTGGGGTTCTGGCCCTCGCTGATCCTGGCCCCGCTGATCGTGGCCGGGATTGGCATGGTCTTGGAACGGGGGCTGCTCTCGCGGCTGTACGGGCTGGAGCCGAGCTACAACCTGCTGCTGACCTTCGGGCTGACGCTGCTGACCCAGGACCTCGTGAAACAGGTCATGCTCTCGCAGTACGCGGTGTCCAGCGCCCCCTACACGCCGCCCCCGGTGCTGTCGGGGGTAGTGAACCTCGGCTTCGTGGTCTTTCCCAAATACCGCCTGTTCGTGATCGGCCTGAGTCTTTTGATCTGCCTGATCACGTGGTTCGTGATCGAGAAGACGCGGGTGGGGGCCATCATCCGGGCGAGCACCGAGAACCCCGGCGTGACGCGGGCCTTCGGCATCGACGTGAGCAAGTGGGTCACGGGCGTGTTCGGGGTGGGCGTGGGCCTCGCGGGGCTGGCGGGCGTGCTGGCCGCGCCCATCTACTCGGTCGAGCCGTACATGGGCGCTGAACTGATTATTACGACCTTCGCGGTGGTGGTGATCGGCGGGATGGGCAGCATTCTGGGTAGCGTGATCACGGGCTTTGCAGTCGGGGTGCTCGCGGCGGTCGGGGCGGCGATCTACCCGCCCATCGCCAACACCCTCGTCTTCATCCTGATGGCGCTGGTGCTGCTGGTGCGGCCCAGCGGGCTGTTCGGGCTGCCGGAGGGGGCACGATGACGGTCCTGCCGAGAACCGCCGCCCGCACCGACCGCGAGCGGATGACCCGCGCCGCGTGGTTGGTGGCGCTGGGGGTATTGCTGCTGGTGCTCCCGAGATTGATCTACCCGGTGCTCGCGCTGGACATCCTGGCCTGGGGCCTCTTCGCGGTGGCCTTTGACCTGCTGTTCGGCTTTTCCGGGCTGCTGAGCTTCGGGCACGCGGCCTTCTGGGGCAGCAGCGCCTATGTCACGGCGTACCTGCTGGGGCAGGGGCAGAGCGTGCCCGTCGCCATGCTGGGGGGCACCCTCTCGGCGCTGGCGCTGGCGGTGCCTATCGCCTTTCTGAGTGTTCGCAGCGCGGGCATCTATTTTTCGATGATCACGCTGGCTTTCGCGCAGATGCTCTCCTTTCTGGCGCTGCAATGGACCGACGTGACCGGCGGCGAAAACGGGCTTCAGGGCTTCGAGCGCCCCGGCTTCCTGGGGCTGGATTTCAGCGACTCGGTGACCCGGTACTACTTCTGCCTCGCGGTGTTCGCGGTGGGTTTCTACATCGCCTACCGCACGGTCCGCAGCCCCTTCGGGCAGGCGCAGCAGGCCGTGCGCGACAATGAGCAAAGGGCGCAGAGCATCGGCTACAACCCGGCCCGGTTCAAGTTCACGGCCTTTCTGATCAGCGCGGCCCTGGCGGGGCTGGCGGGCAGCATGTATGCCTTCGGGCACGGGGTGGTCAGCCTGGAGGTCGTCAACTGGCGCACCTCCGGCGAGGTCGTGATGATGACCCTGCTGGGCGGCACGACCACCCTGTTCGGCCCGGTCATCGGCGCGGGGATCGTGCTGCTGCTGCGCGACGTGCTGACGACGGCGAACCTCCCGGTGGGCATCGTGACGGGGCTGGTCTTCGTGCTGGTGGTGCTGTTCTTCCGCCGGGGCGTGGTGGGCACCCTGCAACACTGGATGCGCAAACGCTGAGCCGCCCGACTCTCTCCCTGTTCAGCCCCCGCCCCCACGCGGGGGCTTTCGCGTCCGGGCTACCCTGGCCCCATGAACCTGCAAGGCAAGACGGTCCTGATCACGGGTGCGGCCTCCGGGCTGGGCGCGGGCACGGCGCGGATGGTGGCGGAAGCGGGCGGGTACCCGGTCCTGCTCGACCTGAACGCGGAGGCGGGCGAGGCCATCGCCGGAGACCTCGGCGGCCTCTTCATGCGGGCGGACGTGACCCAGGAGGCGGACGTTCAGGCGGCGATCGCGGCGGCGCGGGAGCGCTTCGGCGGGCTGCACGGCGCGGTGAACTGCGCGGGCATCGCCCCGGCCGCGACCACGGCGGGCAAGAAGGGGCCGCATCCCCTCGACCTCTTCGAACGGGTGATCCGGGTCAACCTGATCGGCACCTTCAACGTGGCGCGGCTCGCGGCGCAGGCGATGCTGGACAACGACCCCGGACCGGACGGGGAACGCGGCGTGATCGTGAACACGGCGTCGGTCGCTGCCTTCGAGGGGCAGATCGGGCAGGCCGCCTACGCCGCGAGCAAAGCGGGCGTCGCGGGGCTGACCCTGCCGCTGGCCCGCGACCTCGCCCGCTCGGGCATCCGGGCCGTCACGGTGGCCCCCGGCCTCTTCGAGACGCCCATGCTGGCCGGACTCCCGGAGGAGGTGCAGGCCTCGCTGGGAGCGCAGGTGCCCTTTCCCTCCCGGTTGGGCCGCGCCGACGAGTACGCCGCGCTGGTGCGCCACATCTTCGAGAACCCCATGCTCAACGGCGAGACGATCCGGCTGGACGGCGCCATTCGCATGGGGCCGCGGTGACGGACAATGACCCCATGAGCGAAGCCGTGATTCTGGAAGCTGTCCGCACCCCCTACGCCCGGCGCGGGGGGGCGTACCGCGATACCCGCCCCGACGCCCTGCTGGCCCACACCCTGCGGGGACTGGTGGAGCGGGCGGGCCTCGACCCGGCGAGGGTGGAGGACGTGGTCACCGGGGCCGTCACCCAGACAGGCGAGCAGGGGGCCAATATCGGGCGGCTGGCCGTACTGCTCGCGGGGTTTCCCGCCGAGGTGCCCGCCGTGAGCCTCAACCGCATGTGCGGCAGCGGGCAGCAGGCGGTGCATTTCGCGGCGCAGGGGGTGCAGTCGGGCGACCAGACCTACGCGGTGGGCTGCGGGGTGGAATCCATGACCCGCACCCCGATGTTCAGCGACATCGGCGGGGGCTTCGAGAACCTCAACCCCGAGCTGCTGGGCAAGGTGGCCCTGATTCACCAGGGCGAGAGCGCCGAGCGCATCGCCGAGCGCTGGGGGCTGACCCGCGCCGACCTCGACGCCTACTCGGCCGAGAGCCACCGCCGCGCCGCTGCCAGCCGCGCCCGGCACGCCGAGCTGCTGCCCGCGCCGGGGCAGGACGCGGGCGGCGAGGCCCTGACCCTGACCCACGACGAGGGGGTGCGTGACGCCATCTCGCCCGAAAAGATGGCCGCCCTCAAGCCCGTCTTCCGGGCGGACGGGGTGGTCACGGCGGCCAATGCCAGCCAGATCAGCGACGGGGCGGCGGCGGTGCTGGTGGGCGACCGGGAGGCGGCCCTGGCCCACGGCCTGCGCCCGCGTGCCCGCTTCCGGGCGCGGGTGGCGGTGGGCGACGACCCTGTCCTGCAACTGATGGGCGTGATTCCGGCGACCCGCAAGGCGCTGGAGAGGAGCGGCCTGACCCTCGCCGACCTCGACTGGATCGAGATCAACGAGGCCTTCGCGTCGGTGGTGCTGGGCTGGGCGCGGGAACTCAGCGCCGACCTCGACCGGGTCAACCCCTGGGGCGGGGCCATCGCGCACGGGCACCCGCTGGGCGCGAGCGGCGCGGGCCTGACCGCCAAGATGCTCGCCGGACTGGAGGCGACCGGGGGCACCCTGGGGTTGCAGGTCATGTGCATCGGGCACGGGATGGCGACCGCGACGGTGATCGAGCGGGTGTAGCCCCCGCCGCTTGGCTGATGCGCGTCGCCGGGGCCAGCAGGCAGGATGACGGGGTGCCGTTCACTGTCGCTTCCGGCTCGCTACCCAGCCTCCCCGAACTCCTGAGCCTCTACGGCTCGGTGGGCTGGACAAGCTACACCCGCGACCCGCAGGCGCTGGCCCGCGCCGTGGGGCAGTCCGGCTTCGTCTGGACCGCGCGGGACGAGGCCGGTGCCCTGATCGGTCTGGCACGCGGCGTCACCGACGACGTGAGCCTCCTGTACGTGCAGGACCTCCTCGTCCGCCCGGAGTGGCGGCGTCAGGGCGTGGGCCGGGCCTTGATGGGGGCCGTGCTGGAGAGGTACGCCCACGTCATGCAGATGGTGCTGCTCACGGACGACCGACCGGAGCAGCTCGCCTTTAACCGCTCGCTGGGCTTTCACAACACCCGCGACCTTGTGAACACTCCGACCAACGCCTTTTACCGGACCACCCACGCGAAGCTGTCCTAGCCCTCCTCCCCTTCTTTCAGTCCGCGAATCTCCTCAATGAATCTCTCCAGGCTGTCAAAGTCGCGGTACACGCTGGCAAAGCGGATATAGGCCACGTCGTCCAGCGGGCGCAGGAAGGCCATCGCCCGCTTGCCGATCTCGCCGCTGGCGATTTCCGGCACGCCCACCTCGTCCTCGAAGCCGTAGGCGAAAGCGCGAAGCCGTTCGGGGTCCACCGGGCGTTTCTCGGTGGCGAGGGTCAGGCCGCGCAGCAGCTTGTCGGGGTTGAAGGCCTCGCGCAGGCCGCCGCGCTTGACCACCATCAGCGGTTCAAGCTGCGCCCGCTCGTAGGTCGTGAAGCGCCGCGCACAGCGCAGGCACTCGCGGCGGCGGCGGATGGAAGCGCCGTCATCGCTGGGGCGCGAGTTGACCACCCGCGAGTCGGGGGCCGAGCAGTAGGGGCACCTCACGGGCGGCGGCTCACCGGAGCAGGGCCTCGGCCTCGGTCGGGCGCACCCTGGGCAGCGGCGGCAGCGGCACCTCCAGCACCACCCCACGCAGGTGCGCGAGCGAGGGGGCGGCCAGCGCGAGCACCGCGTCTCCCAGGGGCCGGTCGAGCGCCTCGTCCCCACCGCTGGCCCGCGACGGCAGCACGAGGTTGACCCGCAGGTCCTCCAGGTGGGCGTGTTCGACCAGGCCGCGAATCGCCCCGCGCTGGGGGTAGACGTGCAGGCCCTGCTCGTCGAGGTGCGGTCCCACGATGGTCAGCCACGTCCCGCTGAGGCGGCGCCGGACGATCTGCGCGATGGCGACGCTGCTCTTGACGTTGCAGTTGAACAGGTCCATCCACTCGCCCTCACTGAGCAGGGTGAAGTCGCTGTGCGCCCGCTTGTCGGCCAGATGCACGATGCCGTGCAGCGCCCCGAAGATTTCGAGGATGCGGTTCTGGGCGCTCAGCCAGTCCAGCGGCACCCCCACGTCGGCCTTAAGGGGAATCGCGGTGCCCCCCGCGAGTTCCAGGCTGCTCGCGGCGGCGGCGAGCGACTCGGAGTTTCCCCCGATCAGGATCACGCTGGCCCCCGCCCGCGCCAGCCGCGCACTCACCGCCCGCCCGTAGCCCTGGTCGGCCCCCGTGACCGCCACGACCTGCCCGGAGAGAACAGGAAGGTCAGGCGGAAGGGGGGCCGGGGCAGCGGGAAGACTCATGGGTTCAGGATAACGCCCCCGCCATGAGAGGCCGGGGGCACAGGGAGAGGAGTCAGCTCGCCTCGGGTAGCGGGCGTAGCGCCCCCGGTGGCGGATCGCCCGCCCGGTGGCCGCGGGCGCAGGGCACGCACCAGTACGCCTGATCGCCGTCGCGCAGGTCGTAAAGGTCCATCCCCTGACCGCAGGAAGGGCAGACGTGGGCGTACCCGCGCCCACTCGCCGGGTGCTGCGGCTCGCCTTCCGTGTGCCCATAGCCACGTAAAGACCGTTTCATATTCTGATGATAACAGAACGGTTCGGGGGTGGATTAGAGGTCGGCCTCGTCCGTCGGATCGTCGGAGAGGTCCGGCCCCACCGCGCCCACGCCCACCCGGCGCCGCTTGCGGAGCATGGCGGGTTCCTTGTCGAGGTTGAAGACGAAGTGCCGGGGCCGCCGCTCGCGCAGCCACGTTTCCAGCGACACCAGCCGGGGCCGGAAGCGGATAAACTCGCGCAGTTGCCGGATGGGGACGAAGCGGGCCTCCTGCACGTCGCGGTCGGGGTCGCGCGGGGCGAGGCTGCCGCCCACCTCCCGCCCGGTGTAGAAGAACTGGAGGTGGTGCCCCCAGGTCTGCGCCTGAAACTCCACGATAAAGGCGAGGTCGCGCAGTTCGACGACCAGCCCGGTTTCCTCGTAGGTCTCGCGGCGGGCGCCCTCCTGCACGAGTTCGCCCGTCTCCAGCCCGCCCTTGGGCAGCGACCAGCGACCCCGCTCGCGCACCAGCAGGATCTCGTCGCCGCGCAGCACGATGCAGCCCACCCCGAT from Deinococcus terrestris includes:
- a CDS encoding lysophospholipid acyltransferase family protein encodes the protein MPVTWMNRRPTPASRLATFALRLTGWTPVLAPPPGPKFVGAVAPHTSNADFWPGIGWRWATGVPVHWVAKHSLFRPPLGWLMRAWGGLPVDRRRAGGNFVDGVVDIIRRESEIMVAVAAEGTRTRTEGWKTGFYYMALEAGVPIGVTVLDWGRKQVGVVGYVTPTGDIDADFRQIAALLDGVQAHTPANMGPVVPLRRGEGATPTTVTQP
- a CDS encoding ABC transporter ATP-binding protein; this encodes MTVADAVSPTPGPPLSTALEARRLVKDFRGFRATNEVDLQIREGEIHAIIGPNGAGKTTLFNLLSGFLRPTSGEVLLFGERIDTLAPHAIVRRGLSRSFQISSVFPTMTVRENVLVALGSPTPLPGQFWTPLSRLEALGPRADEILDRVGLGAAHARLAADLSHGEKRQLEIGISLTQEPRVLLLDEPTSGMGSEGIARVIALVREVARGRTVVLVEHNMSVVAELADRITVLQYGQVIASGRYDDVRRDPRVIEAYLGEEAHA
- a CDS encoding ABC transporter ATP-binding protein, with translation MTAPAPIPAPVPTLGGPLLDVRDLNAYYGQSHVLHGVNLHVNPGEVVSLIGRNGAGKTTTLKSIMGVLRSRTGQIRFEGQDLTRLPSNRIAARGLSWVPEERAILSSLTVRENLELPPARPGGWSLERAYQTFPVLRERGHHPGSKLSGGEQQMLAIVRVLRSGPKLLLLDEPSEGLAPVIVQAIGDMLQELRRDGLSVILVEQNLKFATRLADRHYVLVDGEVVDEVARHEVEDRRADLLRYLSV
- a CDS encoding ABC transporter substrate-binding protein, translating into MQKKLLTALVSTAALASLTGALAQSVRLTDNVVRVGVLTDLSGVYSELSGQGSVRAAQLAAQDFMAANPSFRNKVQVVGVDHQNKADVASNKAAEMIDRQNVDMLVDLPTSSAALAASEVASKKKIPVMVVTGGTTALTNEKCNKYTFHYAYDNYMLANGTGAAVTKRGGNSWYIIYPNYAFGQDLNRQMTAAIRDNKGRVVTNSDATPFPNTDFSSYLLKAQSLKPKVFGTMQAGADLVNVVKQYNEFGLRQQGIGLGIGLLFETDVAALGQDAFAGALATVPWYWNLDQRARTWAAKFEKSFGKKPTWAQAGVYSATMTYLNAVARAKSDGGDAVVKALEGHRFSDFFARSAYIRPQDHRVILDVYTVQVKPRSQAKETGDIFTKVATIPAARAFQPLAESKCKF
- a CDS encoding branched-chain amino acid ABC transporter permease; protein product: MNTQLLLIQVFNGLVNGAFYALLSLGLAVIFGMLRIVNFMHGALYMLGAFTAFALGQAFGLGFWPSLILAPLIVAGIGMVLERGLLSRLYGLEPSYNLLLTFGLTLLTQDLVKQVMLSQYAVSSAPYTPPPVLSGVVNLGFVVFPKYRLFVIGLSLLICLITWFVIEKTRVGAIIRASTENPGVTRAFGIDVSKWVTGVFGVGVGLAGLAGVLAAPIYSVEPYMGAELIITTFAVVVIGGMGSILGSVITGFAVGVLAAVGAAIYPPIANTLVFILMALVLLVRPSGLFGLPEGAR
- a CDS encoding branched-chain amino acid ABC transporter permease, translated to MTVLPRTAARTDRERMTRAAWLVALGVLLLVLPRLIYPVLALDILAWGLFAVAFDLLFGFSGLLSFGHAAFWGSSAYVTAYLLGQGQSVPVAMLGGTLSALALAVPIAFLSVRSAGIYFSMITLAFAQMLSFLALQWTDVTGGENGLQGFERPGFLGLDFSDSVTRYYFCLAVFAVGFYIAYRTVRSPFGQAQQAVRDNEQRAQSIGYNPARFKFTAFLISAALAGLAGSMYAFGHGVVSLEVVNWRTSGEVVMMTLLGGTTTLFGPVIGAGIVLLLRDVLTTANLPVGIVTGLVFVLVVLFFRRGVVGTLQHWMRKR
- a CDS encoding 3-hydroxyacyl-CoA dehydrogenase, with amino-acid sequence MNLQGKTVLITGAASGLGAGTARMVAEAGGYPVLLDLNAEAGEAIAGDLGGLFMRADVTQEADVQAAIAAARERFGGLHGAVNCAGIAPAATTAGKKGPHPLDLFERVIRVNLIGTFNVARLAAQAMLDNDPGPDGERGVIVNTASVAAFEGQIGQAAYAASKAGVAGLTLPLARDLARSGIRAVTVAPGLFETPMLAGLPEEVQASLGAQVPFPSRLGRADEYAALVRHIFENPMLNGETIRLDGAIRMGPR
- a CDS encoding thiolase family protein; the protein is MSEAVILEAVRTPYARRGGAYRDTRPDALLAHTLRGLVERAGLDPARVEDVVTGAVTQTGEQGANIGRLAVLLAGFPAEVPAVSLNRMCGSGQQAVHFAAQGVQSGDQTYAVGCGVESMTRTPMFSDIGGGFENLNPELLGKVALIHQGESAERIAERWGLTRADLDAYSAESHRRAAASRARHAELLPAPGQDAGGEALTLTHDEGVRDAISPEKMAALKPVFRADGVVTAANASQISDGAAAVLVGDREAALAHGLRPRARFRARVAVGDDPVLQLMGVIPATRKALERSGLTLADLDWIEINEAFASVVLGWARELSADLDRVNPWGGAIAHGHPLGASGAGLTAKMLAGLEATGGTLGLQVMCIGHGMATATVIERV
- a CDS encoding GNAT family N-acetyltransferase, coding for MPFTVASGSLPSLPELLSLYGSVGWTSYTRDPQALARAVGQSGFVWTARDEAGALIGLARGVTDDVSLLYVQDLLVRPEWRRQGVGRALMGAVLERYAHVMQMVLLTDDRPEQLAFNRSLGFHNTRDLVNTPTNAFYRTTHAKLS
- the nrdR gene encoding transcriptional regulator NrdR: MRCPYCSAPDSRVVNSRPSDDGASIRRRRECLRCARRFTTYERAQLEPLMVVKRGGLREAFNPDKLLRGLTLATEKRPVDPERLRAFAYGFEDEVGVPEIASGEIGKRAMAFLRPLDDVAYIRFASVYRDFDSLERFIEEIRGLKEGEEG
- a CDS encoding SDR family NAD(P)-dependent oxidoreductase, giving the protein MSLPAAPAPLPPDLPVLSGQVVAVTGADQGYGRAVSARLARAGASVILIGGNSESLAAAASSLELAGGTAIPLKADVGVPLDWLSAQNRILEIFGALHGIVHLADKRAHSDFTLLSEGEWMDLFNCNVKSSVAIAQIVRRRLSGTWLTIVGPHLDEQGLHVYPQRGAIRGLVEHAHLEDLRVNLVLPSRASGGDEALDRPLGDAVLALAAPSLAHLRGVVLEVPLPPLPRVRPTEAEALLR
- a CDS encoding NUDIX domain-containing protein produces the protein MPEDVKGAATGQGNNQRRRRRRRTPRPPAPAGPGQVSAATAVPVPAAPQKRGQKRALAAPRIGVGCIVLRGDEILLVRERGRWSLPKGGLETGELVQEGARRETYEETGLVVELRDLAFIVEFQAQTWGHHLQFFYTGREVGGSLAPRDPDRDVQEARFVPIRQLREFIRFRPRLVSLETWLRERRPRHFVFNLDKEPAMLRKRRRVGVGAVGPDLSDDPTDEADL